In Bifidobacterium scardovii JCM 12489 = DSM 13734, the genomic stretch CGTCCGCCTCAGTGTTCGCTGCGGTGTTCGCTGCGGTGTCCGTCACGGAGCCGCCGGCGCCGCCGCTCACGCCCGCCGCGCGCTCCGCGCCATCCGCACCGTCGTCCTCACCGGGCTCCCCCGTCTCCAGCGGCACGGGCCGGCCGTTGTCGTCGAGCACCGGCACCGGCTGGTCGGGACCGTAGTCACGGATCAGCGCGTCCACGTCCACGCCCAGATCGTCGGCGATCCGCTGCGTGATCTGGCCGTATTCGGCGGCGAGCCGCTCGCGGTTCACGTCAAGCACATGCTCGCGCGCGACCAGATCGCTGACCTTCGGCTCGATCCGGTTGCGCTGCGCGCGCAGTTCCTTCAGCTCCTCGTCATGGCTGGATGCGTCCGCCTGCAACGCATCGCGCTTGGCGGCGGTCTCGGCGAGGGCGCCCCCGACCAGCTCGGCCACGGCCTGCGCGTCCGAGGCGATGCGGCGCGTGCGCTCGGCCTGCGCGCGGCGCTGCTCGTTCAGCGCCGTGATGCGCTCGCGCCTGGCCGCGGCCTCCTTCGCCTGATCGCGCAGCAAACCGGACTGGCGGGACAGGGATTCCGCCTTGCGGCTCGCCTCGGTCCACGCGATCTTCGCCGTCGTCTCCTGCTCGCGCGTGGCGTTCAAGGCGCGCTCGAGGCCGCGTTCCCGCTCGGCGAGCTCGTCCGAATCGACATGATCGCCGCCGCCGGCCTGGGCTGCCTCGAGCGCCCGGTTCAGATCGTCGACCTTGAGCTGATGCGATTCCCGGGATTCGCGCGACGCCTTGATCTTGCCGTCCAAGGCGCTGATCTGCCGCTCGAACGAGGCGACGCGATCGGTGGAGGCCCGCAACGATTTGGCGGTCTGCTCGGCCTTCAGCCGCGCCTCGGTACGCTTGGTCGCGGCCTGATCCACGGCGAGCCTCGCCCGGTCGCGTTCGGCTCGCGCCTGATCGACCTGCGCGGCCAGTTCGCCGGACTGCTCCCGCAGCGCCTTGGCCTGCTGCAGCGCCTTGTCGCGGCGCGCCGCCAAGGACAGGTCGCTCTGCGACAGCGATGACCCGCCGACGGCGCCTACCGGATTGACGATCTCCCCCGCCTTGGTGACCGCCTGCGCGAACCGCGGCTCGCCCTCCTTGCCGCCGGCGCGCACGGCGTCGATCGCCTCATCCAGCGTATCGGTCGCGGCGACGTCGGCGAGCAGCAGCCGCACGGCCCGCACGACCCCGTCCACGATGCCGGGATCGGCCGCAGCGCCGGGGTTCGCCGTCACCAAGGCCGCAGCGCTGCGCGGATCGATGCCGACACCGGTATCGCCGTCACCGGCCTCATCATCGGTATCCTTGCCACCGGCGGACTCGCCGCCGTCACCGGCCAGCGGCGTGAGCACCACGGCCTTGCCGAGCCGGTCCTCGCGCGCGCGGTCGAGCGCGTGGCGCATCTGCCCCTCGCCGGGCACGACGATCGCGCCGGCGAACGCGTCGAGCGCGTGCGCCACAGCCTCTTCCCAGCCATCGGCCACATGCAGGAAGTCGGCGATGCGCCCCAGCGCGCCGACCCCGGCGTCCCGTTCGAGCGACCCGGAGGCGTTGCGGCTGTCCAGGGTGTCGTTCAGGGCATCGGCCTTGGCCTGCAGCGAGATCACCTTGCCATCGACGTCACGCCGCCGGTCCTCCACGGCGTTCAGGGCGTCCTGCCGATCGGCCAGCGCGCTGCGGGCCTCGGCCAGCGCCTCGGCGCCGTCGTCGGCGGCTCCGATCTCGGATTCGCGTTCCAGCGCGTCGCGCTGCGTTGCGGACTGGTCGCGCTGGGCCGCCAGACCGTCCCGCTGCGAGGCGAAGTCGCGGCTTCTGGTCTGTTCCAGCTGCACCGCCGACTCCTCGCGGGCGATCAGCTCGCGCAGATTCGCGATCCTCGCCTCACGCTCCTGCGTGGTGCGGCGCAGCTCGGTGATCGTCTGGCGCACCGAGGCGAGCTTTTTCTCGTCGTCGGCGCGCTGTTCGGTGGCCCTGTCGAGCGCGAGCCGTGCGTCCGATACGCGCCGCTGCTGGCCACCCGCCTGCGCGTCGAGCTCGTCCGCGCGCTTCGACAGCAGTTCCGGGTCCTCGCCCATGGCGGTGACCACCTGGCCCTCCAGCGAGCGCCCGCGCTCCTCAGCCA encodes the following:
- a CDS encoding AAA family ATPase; translated protein: MYLKELTLRGFKSFASATTLRFEPGITAVVGPNGSGKSNIVDALTWVMGEQGAKNLRGTSMEDVIFAGTSSRPPLGRAQVSLTIDNTDRTLNIDYTEVTISRTIFRNGGSEYAINGSTCRLLDIQELLSDTGLGQQMHVIVGQGRLDAILRADPSGHRAFIEEAAGILKHRKRKERALRKLANTETNLSRLDDLLGEIRRQMGPLGRQARISRRAESIQVSLRDAQSRLYAEDAVRSMQRRDQVRAELTSVRAELAGAQRELAQVKLRIEQVEAMSSEASPAIARVNQYWHDLSRIQERLRSLASLAEERGRSLEGQVVTAMGEDPELLSKRADELDAQAGGQQRRVSDARLALDRATEQRADDEKKLASVRQTITELRRTTQEREARIANLRELIAREESAVQLEQTRSRDFASQRDGLAAQRDQSATQRDALERESEIGAADDGAEALAEARSALADRQDALNAVEDRRRDVDGKVISLQAKADALNDTLDSRNASGSLERDAGVGALGRIADFLHVADGWEEAVAHALDAFAGAIVVPGEGQMRHALDRAREDRLGKAVVLTPLAGDGGESAGGKDTDDEAGDGDTGVGIDPRSAAALVTANPGAAADPGIVDGVVRAVRLLLADVAATDTLDEAIDAVRAGGKEGEPRFAQAVTKAGEIVNPVGAVGGSSLSQSDLSLAARRDKALQQAKALREQSGELAAQVDQARAERDRARLAVDQAATKRTEARLKAEQTAKSLRASTDRVASFERQISALDGKIKASRESRESHQLKVDDLNRALEAAQAGGGDHVDSDELAERERGLERALNATREQETTAKIAWTEASRKAESLSRQSGLLRDQAKEAAARRERITALNEQRRAQAERTRRIASDAQAVAELVGGALAETAAKRDALQADASSHDEELKELRAQRNRIEPKVSDLVAREHVLDVNRERLAAEYGQITQRIADDLGVDVDALIRDYGPDQPVPVLDDNGRPVPLETGEPGEDDGADGAERAAGVSGGAGGSVTDTAANTAANTEADGVSGVAERYETVPYVRAEQSKRLEKARRDLAALGKVNPLATEEYDALQTRNQYLNDQRNDVAKSRDDLMQLIRDLDATMVEVFSSAFEDTAAAFERVFATLFPGGTGRLRLDNPQDMLTTGVIVEASPAGKRVKQLSLLSGGERSLTALALLFAIFTARPSPFYVMDEVEAALDDVNLTRLINAFNQLREHAQLIIITHQQRTMSIADALYGVTMRADGITAVVSQKLDRGEA